GAGCCTCGGGGCCGCCACCACGGACGGGCGGGGGCGGTGGCCCTGCCGCGTAGCACCGATGAGGTGTCCACCATCGTCCGCGCCTGCGCCGAGGCGCGGGTCGGGATCGTGCCGCTGGGCGGCGGCACCGGACTCGTCGGCGGGCAGGTGATGACGCAGGGTCCGCTGCCGCTCCTGATCTCGCTGGAACGGATGGACCGGCTGCGCGGGATCTTCCCGGCCGAGAACGTGATCCTCGTTGAGGCGGGGATGATCCTTGCCGAGGTGCAGGCCGCGGCCGAGGCCGAGGGGCGGATGTTCCCGCTCTGGCTTGCCTCGGAAGGGTCGTGCCGGATCGGCGGCAACCTGGCCTGCAATGCCGGCGGCACGGCGGTCCTGCGCTACGGCAATGCACGTGACCTCTGCCTCGGGCTCGAGGCGGTGCTGCCGGACGGGTCGGTGTTCCACGGGCTGAAACGGCTCAGGAAGGACAATACCGGCTATGACCTGCGGAACCTGCTGATCGGGTCCGAGGGCACGCTGGGCATCATTACTGCCGCGAGCCTGAAGCTGGTGCGTCCTCCGGCCGCCGAGGGTGCCGCGCTCATGGCGGTGCGCGATCCGGCCGCGGCACTGGAGCTGCTCGGCCGCGCACAGCGCCGGCTGGGGCCGCTGGTGACGGGGTTCGAGCTGATGCACCGGACGGGCCTCGACTTCCTCGCCGAGACGCTGCCCGAGCTGCGCCAGCCCTTCGCCGTGCCGCCGGAATGGCTGGTTCTGGTCGATCTGGGCCTGACCGAGGGGATGAGTCCTGCGGCCGAACTGGAGGCCCTGTTCGCCGAGGGGCTGGAGGCCGGGCTGGTCTCGGACGGGCTGGTGGCGCAGTCCGAGGCGCAGCGGGCCGCGTTCTGGGCGATCCGCGAGACCATCCCCGAGGCGAACCGCCGGATCGGCTCGATCGCGAGCCACGACATCGCCCTGCCGCTGGGCGAGATCGCGGGCTTCATCGAGACGGCGCGGGCGGCGCTGACCCGGCTTGCCGACGTGCGGATCAACTGCTTCGGCCATCTCGGCGACGGCAACCTGCATCTCAACATCTTCCCCGCCCGGGGCCGCAGCCGCGCGGAGTATGATCCCCTGCGCGGCGCGATCAGCCAGACGGTGCACGAACTGGTTCACCGGGCCGATGGCTCGATCAGCGCCGAGCATGGCATCGGCCGGCTGAAGGTCGCCGAACTGGAGCGTTATGGCGACCCCGCCAAGCTCGCCGCGATGCGCGCGATCAAGCGCGCGCTTGATCCGCTGGGCATCATGAATCCCGGCGCCGTGCTGCGCGCCTGACGGGGTGGCGGATGCGATGGCCAGACAGGCATTTGCGAGCCGATGACGCTGACCGGGGTCGGCGCCCGGATGCGGGCCCCGATGGGCCACCCACGAAAAGGCCCCGCCGGGGTGGCCGGCGGGGCGGGCTGGGGTTGAAGGTCACGTCATGCAAGCAGCGACCGGCGCACCCGGTAGATCCGTTCTAGCGCGATTCCGCTAACGGAGGGTTAAAGTCCCTCGAAGGCGCAGAGGGCGTGGACCTCCATGCCCAGCCCCTCCAACCGCTTGCGGCCGCCGAGGTCGGGCAGGTCCACGACGAAGGCGCAGCCGACGACCTGGCCGCCAAGCTGCTCGATCAGCCGGATGCCGGCCTCGGCCGTCCCGCCGGTCGCCAGCAGGTCATCGACCAGAAGGACCTTCTCGCCCGCCTGGATGGCGTCGTCATGCACCTCGACCACCGCCTCGCCGTATTCGAGCTTGTAGCTTTGCGAGATCGTGGCACCCGGCAGCTTGCCCTTCTTGCGGATCGGCACGAAGCCTGTGGAAAGCTGGTGCGCGACCGCGCCGCCGAGGATGAAGCCGCGCGCCTCGAGACCCGCCACCTTGTCGAACTGCTGCCCGGCATAGGGGGCCAGCAGCTGGTCGATCGCGATGCGGAAGCCGCGCGGATCGGCGAAAAGCGTGGTCACGTCGCGGAACAGGATCCCCTCGTGCGGGAAGTCCACGATGGTGCGGATGTAATCCCTGACGGATTTGTTCGTCATCGTTTCAGCCCTTCAGCACGCGGCCCGCGACCGCATCGAGTTTCGCCAGAAGTTCGGGGTCCCGCTTTGCCGGCGCCGTCATGATGGCGTATTCCAGCGCCCGGTCGCAGCCATGCGGGCAGGGCGCGCGATCGGCTCCCAGCCGCTTCGGCAGCCCGGCCACGAGGCTGCGCGCATGGCCGGCATTGGCGCCCAGCGTGGCAATGATCGCGTTGATGTCCACCTCGTCGTGGTGCGGGTGCCAGCAGTCGTAGTCGGTCACCATCGCAACCGAGGCATAGCAAAGCTCGGCCTCGCGGGCGAGCTTGGCCTCGGGCATGTTGGTCATGCCGATGACGTGGCAGCCCCAGCTCTTGTAAAGGAGCGATTCCGCCAGCGTCGAGAACTGCGGCCCCTCCATGCAGAGGTAGGTTCCGCCCTCGTGCACCTTCACGCCGGTCGCGCGGGCCGAGTCGGCGACATGCGCCGACAGCCGCGGGCAGGTCGGCTTGCCAAGTGCCACATGGGCGACGCAGCCGGTGCCGAAGAACGACTTCTCGCGCGCGAAGCTGCGGTCGATGAACTGGTCGACGATCACGAAGTCGCCCGGCGCCATCTCCTCGCGCAGCGAGCCGCAGGCCGAGACCGAGACCACGTCGGTCACGCCCAGCCGCTTCAGCGCGTCGATGTTGGCGCGGTAGGGGACGGAGGTCGGGCTGTGGACGTGTCCGCGTCCGTGCCGCGGCAGGAAGGCCATCGGCACGCCGTCGAGCCGGCCCACGAGGATCTCGTCGGACGGATCGCCCCAAGGTGTGGCGACCTTCGTCCAAACGGCGTCCTCGAGCCCGTCGATCTCGTAGACCCCCGAGCCGCCGATCACCCCGATCATGGTCTGCATTGCTGTCCCCGGTATCATTGACCGGCGCGACAGTAGGGGCGCCGCGCGCGCGAGAAAAGCACGAAGGCCGCCCGGCGGGGTGCGATAAATCGCCGTTGCCATTCACGAAGCGCGAATGGCGCGGGCCGATGCGGAGGTGGCGGTCTTTCCCCTCTGCGCCTGCCGAAGCGGTGACCCTCACCCCTCGCCGGGGCGGGCGAGTTCCATGACTTCGCGCACCACGGCATAGTCGCGGTAGCCGAGCCGCGCCATCGGGCGGAACCGCGTCACGTCGAACCGGCCCGCGACGAGGCAATCGTCGCGCAGATGCACACCGGTCACCTCGCCGAGGATCAGGTGGTTGTCGCGGCCCAGAAGCTCGACCACCTGCGTCACGCGGCATTCGAGCGACGCGGGCGCGCCCTCGACGCGCGGGCAGGGGATCGTCCGGCACTCGGCCTTGGGAACGCCGGCCGCCTCGAATTCGTCCACCCCGCGCGGAAAGGCGGCCGAGGTTGCGTTCATGACGGCCAGCGCGGCTTCCTCGACGATGTTCACGCAGAACACCCCGCTCGCCCGCAGGGCGGCAAGGCTGTCCTTCGCGCCGGTCGAGGCGAACATCACCTGCGGCGGCACATAGGCCACCGCATTGAAGAACGAATAGGGCGCGAGATTGTCGCCATCCGGTCCGCGGGTCGAGATCCAGCCGATGGGCCGGGGCGTCACGATGGCGTTGAACGGGTTGTGCGGCAGTCCGTGGCCGTCGTCGGGGCGGTAGAACATGACGGGTCCTTTCAGGTTTGATCCCGTTCTGCCTGCGTGTTACGGGCCTTTCCAGCCGATTCCGGCCAAGGGGGACAGGGCGCGTGTATCGCCTCGAGCAGGAAACCGATGCGGACTGGTGGGAGGTCGAGGCGCTTTACGACCTCTGCTTCGCACCGGGCCGCACCGCGCTTTCCTCCTACCGGCTGCGCGACGGGGTGCCGAAGGTGGCCGATCTCTGCGCCATCCTGCGCGACGAGGACGGAACGCTTGCCGCCGCGATCCGCTACTGGCCGGTCGAGGTGGCGGGGAAGCCCGTGCTGCTGCTCGGACCCGTCGCCGTCCACCCGACCCGGCAGGGCGAGGGGCTGGGCGCGCTTCTCATGACCGAGACGCTGGCCGAGGCGCGCAAGATCGGCTGGGAGCGCGTGATGCTGGTGGGCGACGCGCCCTATTACCGCCGCTTCGGCTTCCGCAAGCTCGATCATGTGGTGATGCCGCCGCCCACGAACCCCGAGCGGGTGCTGGGCCTTCCGCTGGTGGCGGGGGCCTGGGACGGGGTCGAGGGGCCGGTGACCCGGGCCGGCTGAGACCATTGCCGAAGGGCAGGGGCCACCCTACCTCTTGCCCCATGACCGCAAAAGCCAACCTGCCTTCCACTCTGCGCAGCCCCGAGGCCGAGATTGCCGCGCTGGCGCTGCGTTTCGACCGGGCGAACGGCCCGATCATCGCGCTGATGAACCGCCTCGGCGGATCGGTCGAGGAGCGTCTGGCGCTTCTGCCGAGGCCGGTGCTGCGGCAGATCGAGATGGTGACGCGCCGCGCGCTGGAACAGAGCCACCGCCTTGCTGCCGCCGGCCGTGCGGCGCCCTCGCTCGGCCGCCGCGCGACGCCGGCGCTGGTCGCGCTGACCGGGGCCGCGGGCGGGGCGGGGGGCCTCGCGACGTCCGTCGGGGAGCTTCCGGTCACCATCACCGTCATCATGCATGCGATCCGTCAGGCCGCCGAGGCCGAGGGCTTCGACCCCGACGATCCGGCGATCCGCGTCGAATGCCTGCGCATCTTCGGAGCCGGCAGCCCGCTGTCGCAGGACGACGGCGTGAACACGAGCTTCATCGGCGCCCGCCTCGCCATGAGCGGCGCGGCAATGAGCCGGATCATCGCCTCGGTCGCGCCGCGGCTGGCCGCCGTGCTGGGGCAGAAGCTGATGGCGCAGGCGGTGCCGGTGCTGGGCGCCGTGGCGGGCGCCACGCTGAACGCGGCCTATCTCAGTTATTACCGCGAGATTGCCGAGATCCGCTTTGCGCTGCTGCGCCTTGCCCAGACCCATGGCGCCGAACGCGTGCTGGCCGAGTTCCAGGCGGCCGTCACGCCCATCCCGCTGCGCCGCGCCTGAAGGAGACACCCATGATCGAGCTTTACTACTGGCCCACGCCGAACGGCTGGAAGATCACCATCGCGCTGGAAGAAATGGGCCTGCCCTACGAGATCCGCCTCGTGAACATCAACGCGGGCGACCAGTTCGATCCCGACTTCCTGAAAATCGCGCCGAACAACCGGATGCCGGCGATCGTGGATCCCGAGGGGCCGGACGGCGAGCCGATCTCGATCTTCGAATCCGGGGCGATCCTGCAGTATCTGGCGCGCAAGACCGGCCAGCTCTGCGGCCCGACCGAGCGCGACCGGATCGCGGTGGACCAGTGGCTCATGTGGCAGATGGGCGGCGTCGGCCCCATGGCGGGGCAGGCGCACCACTTCCTGAAATACGCGCCGCAGATGGACCCGCCGCAGGTGCTGCCCTATGCGCAGGACCGCTATCGCCGCGAGGTGGGCAGGCTTTACGGCGTGCTAGACCGGCAGCTTCGGGGGCGCGAGTTCGTCGCGGGCGACTTCCTCTCCATCGCCGACTGCGCGATCTGGCCCTGGGCGCAGGGCTGGGAGGCGCAGCAGCAGACGCTGGAGGACAAGCCCGACTTCGCCCGCTGGCTGAAGGCCCTGGCCGAACGCCCCGCCTTCATCCGCGGCAAGGCGGTGGCCGAGGAGATGCGCAATTCCGGCCCGCTGGACAGGAAGGCAGTGGAGATCCTCTACGGCCGGAAGTAGGCCGGCCGCGTGACCCCGGCCTTCCGCCCTCGGCGGGCAGTGCGGTTAGTCAGGCCCCGTCCTTCCGCTCGTAGCCATAGCGCTTGAAGACGCCGCCCTGCGCCATGAAGAAGGCGAAGATCGCCAGCGGCAGGCCGAAGGTCTTGAAGTTCACCCAGGCGTCGGTGCTCATCGTGCGCCACACGGCCTCGTTCGCGACGGCAAGGGCGAAGAAGAAGGCGGTTACGCGGCGGGTCAGGATCATCCAGCCTTCGGGCTGCATCGGGATCGTCTCTTCCAGCACGATCTTCAGCCAGCTCTGTCCGCGCAGGAGGCCCAGCCCCAGCAGCCCGCCGAACAGCAGGTAGATCATGGTGGGCTTCATCTTGAAGAAGCGCTCGTCGTTCAGCCAGACCGAGAGGCCGCCGAACACCACCACCAGAACAACGGTCGCGACCTGCATCCGCGACAGCTTGCCCGTCAGCCACCACAGAAGCCCGGTCGAGATCACCATCAGCGGGATGAAGGCTGCCGTGACGACGATGAAGCCGGTGTAGTCGGTGCCACCCAGGGTGAACACCTGGTCCTTCAGCTTCACATAGCCGAGGAAGAAGGCTGCAATCGGCCCCCACTCCAGCGCCGCCTTTACCACGGGATTGATCCGTCCTGCCATTGCACGTCCTCTCATGCGGCCTGAACCAGTATGGCGCCGAGGGCGATCAGGCCCATCAGCAGTATCTTCGCGGGCCCCGACCGCTCGCCCAGCACCAGCCAGCCGATGGCGGCGGCAAAGAGCGTCGAGGTCTCGCGCAGCGAGGCGACCTCGGCCACCTTGCCGAGCCGGGTGCCGAGCATCACCCCGCCGAAGCTGACGAAGGCGATCAGCGCCCCGATGAAGCCGCGAGCGGCGAGCGCCCCGGCCGCTTCGGGCATCTGCCGCGCCCTGATCAGCCTGTAGCCCAGCATCAGCGGGAAATCGAGCGAGGTCATCAGGAAGAACCACGCGAGGAAGGTGAAGGGGTCGGGCATCAGCCGGATCGCCCACGCGTCATAGGTCGTGTAGACCGCAACCAGCAGCCCGCCCGCAAAGGCCCAGATCAGGCCCGCACGCAGCGCCGCCCGCGCCGGCACCGCCGCGCCCCCGAAGTTCAGCCGCGCGAGCATCAGGATTGCGCCCGACAGCACCGCCACGCCGAACCATTGCAGCGGCACGTAATGCTCGCCGAGGAACGCGGCTGCGAAGACCAGCGTGGCAAGTGGCCCGACGCCGCGCACGACCGGGTAGACCACGGTATAGGCCGCCTGCGAATAGGCCCGCGCCATGGCGATCTTGTAGGCGAGGTGGATGGCGATCACCCCCACCATCACCAGCCACTCGAAGCCTTGCGGCCACGGCACGACGAAGAGCGCCACGGGTGCCGACAGCAGCACCATGAAGGCATCCATCGCCCCGCGGGCAAGCCAGGGGTCGTGCCGGCCCTTCTGCAATGCGCCGAAGCAGGCATGGGCGAGCGCCGAGGTCAGGGCCAGCAGGATGGCGAGCCGGGCTCCGGCCTCGGTGCCCTCGAGCGAGATGATCCAGTCGGTCATGTCAGGTGAGGGTCGGCCTGCGCGAGCGGGCTCCGGTCGGAAGCGGTCAGTCGTCGAGCCCCATCAGGGCGCGGGCGAAGTCGTCGGGGTCGAAGGGCGCGAGGTCGTCGATCTGCTCGCCCACGCCGATGGCATGGATCGGCAGGCCGAAGCGGTCCGCCAGCGCCACCAGCACGCCGCCCTTCGCGGTGCCGTCGAGCTTGGTCATCACGAGGCCCGAGACATCGGCCAGCTTGCGGAAGATCTCGACCTGATTGAGCGCGTTCTGCCCCGTCGTCGCATCCAGCACCAGCAGCGTGTTGTGCGGCGCGTCGGGGTCCTTCTTGCGGATCACCCGGACGATCTTGGAGAGTTCCTCCATCAGGTCGGCGCGGTTCTGCAGCCGGCCCGCCGTGTCGATCATCAGAAGGTCGGCGCGGTCGGCCTGCGCCTTCGTCATGGCGTCGAAGGCCAGCGAGGCGGGGTCCGATCCTTCCGGCGCCGTCAGCACCGGCA
This portion of the Rhodobacter sp. CZR27 genome encodes:
- a CDS encoding FAD-binding oxidoreductase, with translation MLNPADDAFLSDLAGRVPDGTLIAPEPRHLTEPRGRHHGRAGAVALPRSTDEVSTIVRACAEARVGIVPLGGGTGLVGGQVMTQGPLPLLISLERMDRLRGIFPAENVILVEAGMILAEVQAAAEAEGRMFPLWLASEGSCRIGGNLACNAGGTAVLRYGNARDLCLGLEAVLPDGSVFHGLKRLRKDNTGYDLRNLLIGSEGTLGIITAASLKLVRPPAAEGAALMAVRDPAAALELLGRAQRRLGPLVTGFELMHRTGLDFLAETLPELRQPFAVPPEWLVLVDLGLTEGMSPAAELEALFAEGLEAGLVSDGLVAQSEAQRAAFWAIRETIPEANRRIGSIASHDIALPLGEIAGFIETARAALTRLADVRINCFGHLGDGNLHLNIFPARGRSRAEYDPLRGAISQTVHELVHRADGSISAEHGIGRLKVAELERYGDPAKLAAMRAIKRALDPLGIMNPGAVLRA
- a CDS encoding adenine phosphoribosyltransferase, whose protein sequence is MTNKSVRDYIRTIVDFPHEGILFRDVTTLFADPRGFRIAIDQLLAPYAGQQFDKVAGLEARGFILGGAVAHQLSTGFVPIRKKGKLPGATISQSYKLEYGEAVVEVHDDAIQAGEKVLLVDDLLATGGTAEAGIRLIEQLGGQVVGCAFVVDLPDLGGRKRLEGLGMEVHALCAFEGL
- a CDS encoding S-methyl-5'-thioadenosine phosphorylase, yielding MQTMIGVIGGSGVYEIDGLEDAVWTKVATPWGDPSDEILVGRLDGVPMAFLPRHGRGHVHSPTSVPYRANIDALKRLGVTDVVSVSACGSLREEMAPGDFVIVDQFIDRSFAREKSFFGTGCVAHVALGKPTCPRLSAHVADSARATGVKVHEGGTYLCMEGPQFSTLAESLLYKSWGCHVIGMTNMPEAKLAREAELCYASVAMVTDYDCWHPHHDEVDINAIIATLGANAGHARSLVAGLPKRLGADRAPCPHGCDRALEYAIMTAPAKRDPELLAKLDAVAGRVLKG
- a CDS encoding flavin reductase family protein, producing MFYRPDDGHGLPHNPFNAIVTPRPIGWISTRGPDGDNLAPYSFFNAVAYVPPQVMFASTGAKDSLAALRASGVFCVNIVEEAALAVMNATSAAFPRGVDEFEAAGVPKAECRTIPCPRVEGAPASLECRVTQVVELLGRDNHLILGEVTGVHLRDDCLVAGRFDVTRFRPMARLGYRDYAVVREVMELARPGEG
- a CDS encoding GNAT family N-acetyltransferase, whose protein sequence is MYRLEQETDADWWEVEALYDLCFAPGRTALSSYRLRDGVPKVADLCAILRDEDGTLAAAIRYWPVEVAGKPVLLLGPVAVHPTRQGEGLGALLMTETLAEARKIGWERVMLVGDAPYYRRFGFRKLDHVVMPPPTNPERVLGLPLVAGAWDGVEGPVTRAG
- a CDS encoding EcsC family protein is translated as MTAKANLPSTLRSPEAEIAALALRFDRANGPIIALMNRLGGSVEERLALLPRPVLRQIEMVTRRALEQSHRLAAAGRAAPSLGRRATPALVALTGAAGGAGGLATSVGELPVTITVIMHAIRQAAEAEGFDPDDPAIRVECLRIFGAGSPLSQDDGVNTSFIGARLAMSGAAMSRIIASVAPRLAAVLGQKLMAQAVPVLGAVAGATLNAAYLSYYREIAEIRFALLRLAQTHGAERVLAEFQAAVTPIPLRRA
- a CDS encoding glutathione S-transferase family protein — encoded protein: MIELYYWPTPNGWKITIALEEMGLPYEIRLVNINAGDQFDPDFLKIAPNNRMPAIVDPEGPDGEPISIFESGAILQYLARKTGQLCGPTERDRIAVDQWLMWQMGGVGPMAGQAHHFLKYAPQMDPPQVLPYAQDRYRREVGRLYGVLDRQLRGREFVAGDFLSIADCAIWPWAQGWEAQQQTLEDKPDFARWLKALAERPAFIRGKAVAEEMRNSGPLDRKAVEILYGRK
- a CDS encoding inner membrane-spanning protein YciB, with product MAGRINPVVKAALEWGPIAAFFLGYVKLKDQVFTLGGTDYTGFIVVTAAFIPLMVISTGLLWWLTGKLSRMQVATVVLVVVFGGLSVWLNDERFFKMKPTMIYLLFGGLLGLGLLRGQSWLKIVLEETIPMQPEGWMILTRRVTAFFFALAVANEAVWRTMSTDAWVNFKTFGLPLAIFAFFMAQGGVFKRYGYERKDGA
- a CDS encoding DMT family transporter; translated protein: MTDWIISLEGTEAGARLAILLALTSALAHACFGALQKGRHDPWLARGAMDAFMVLLSAPVALFVVPWPQGFEWLVMVGVIAIHLAYKIAMARAYSQAAYTVVYPVVRGVGPLATLVFAAAFLGEHYVPLQWFGVAVLSGAILMLARLNFGGAAVPARAALRAGLIWAFAGGLLVAVYTTYDAWAIRLMPDPFTFLAWFFLMTSLDFPLMLGYRLIRARQMPEAAGALAARGFIGALIAFVSFGGVMLGTRLGKVAEVASLRETSTLFAAAIGWLVLGERSGPAKILLMGLIALGAILVQAA